A region of the Numenius arquata chromosome 2, bNumArq3.hap1.1, whole genome shotgun sequence genome:
agttctagagagcgatgaggtcccCCCTGGAAAAGTTATGACAAGGAAATGTCTAATGTACAAAAGCCACTACCACTAACTGAAAACATGAATTGGGACTTTACAAAAATGTCAGTATTCTGGTGCTATCCTGCAGCCTTTCATGGAATAAGGTGTGAAGAACACTGgagatatttttaattcttaattttgtTTGGCTGACAAGGAAAGTTAAGGGAAACAGGTTGTTCCGCAAAGTGAAATTACAGCATGACTTACCAATAACATACATGGTTACAGGTTGTTGCACATGAGCCCAGCACTTAACTGGAAGGCAATCctgaatttctgttttttccatcaATTGGCAAAGTTGTTTCTCTTAATATTCTCAGATGCAAATGCTGCATTCCTTAAACTCCAAAGCATTGGATTGCAGTGCccaattttacattttcaaatgttcCTAGCCAGTTTCACTGCTGTCTTGGAGAGAAATCCTGCAGGAGATGAAGTATTCCCCTGTGTAAAAAGCAACCATCATTGATATTTCTGTTTGAGGCATTGGTGGCCAGAGAGAAAAAACCATGCCCTTCTCAGCCAACTGCTCAGTTGTTTTCTCGCTCAAAAGAGGAAGCTGGGTGATGTTGGCAATACAGGGAGGCTTTTGTTTTACCAACATGCCTCTCTTCAGCCAAAGGTAAATCTTGAAATGTAACACTAATTTGTGACGGTAAATGAGTATGAATGACTACGGGTAATACTTCAGTGCATTGCTGTTCCTCCTGTGGCGTCGGCTTCcttgttttctctatttttgtgtTTCTCTACAGCAAAACGTTCACAGGGCTTTGCCGTTTGAAGGAGATGAgagttattttttattatctgctccatttgcaacatttttttgGGGTGTCTTCCCAGCTGCGGGACTTCCTAGTAGCCGTTACGGTTGATTTCCGAGTCACTTTGCAACTCGCTCTGAGAGCCACCAAGCCCCCCGCCCGCGGGGACGCGGCCACCTCCCGCCCGCTGGTCCCCGCGTCGCCCCCGTGTGGCATTACGGGGCGCAGCGCGTCAGCCCCGGCCGGGGGATCCGGGggagcgggacgggacggggccggGCGCTGCCGGTCCCCGAGGGAACGTCCTTCCGTCAGCCCGCCCCGTGTCTGTCACCTTTCGCTTCCGGTGGGTGACACCGTGGCGGACTTGCACAGCGCACGGCCTCTCTTCGCCCCGGTGGAGAGGGGTCACCCCGACACCGGTTTTCTCCGTAACAAATGCACGCTTGCCCGGCTTCAGCGTTTCAGAGACAGCCACGGTCCCTTGGTGGCCCAGGAGGAGCACAGCGCCAGTGTGCTGCTCTACTCTGGGGCTGCGGCTGCTCTGGGTGACAGGACAAATGTTAGAACTGTTAATTGCTACTACATCTTCTGTAATAGCAGGTAGATGCAGGCAGAGTGGGCAACCCCCTCTGCTTCTGTCTGTTTGCCCAGAGGAgcctcccttttctctccttgGAGCTGTGTTTAGTTTCCAGAATTTCTTCAAACTGCACGAGTGCTGTGATTGCATTCTGTGTTCGTAGCATCTTGCTGCTTAAGGAACCGCAGGTAGTAACTTCTTCAGGGCAGGCACTATATAACCCCTTACATTTCTACCATACCTGGCACGACAGGGACCAGATGTGAATTGTGAACACTCACAGCTTCTAGCTGAAAAAGTACATCAGCTGGCTACTTAATGGTAGATATCTGAGGATATTGGCAGTTACGGAGATGTAACTGAAAAGGACGTTCCTCAGCTCTGCATAAATGTTTCTTTGAAACATTTTCCTGCTGAGTTTATCAAGCCCAAATCCACTGTCCTTATTAAATAATCACCAGCATTTTACTCTCCATTCTTGGCAGCCCAAGCTCCAGCTACTGTCAACAACCATCAAGATCAGGGGAGGCCAGAAAAGAGCATTCAGGGATGAAATTGTCAATATTAAAGATAAATCCATGTTGATTATAAATGTCTGTTCAAATGGCTCATTTAGGATCTGAATGCAAAAATGTTTGTTCTATAAACAGCCATCAGCATCACCCCACTGCTAGGAAAATGTGACTGCTATAAAATACCTGAcagctttcagatttttatttactaTGGAGTTTGTCATCATTACTGCAAAACCCAAGCCCTGTGTCAGCATGTATTATGGGAAAGAGACTTGCTGCTACATCACCCATCCTCAGCCCTCGGATCAAAATGGGACCAGAATTCTGACTTACCTTTCATATAGAAACTGTTTCTTTAGGAGTttctactgaaatcagtgaagaTATTGCAGGTATAAAAGAGCATTCAAAATGAATAAAAGTGCTAGGAAGGCCCATAGAAATTAGTATGTTGTGAACTCCAGGCCGTGGGCCCTGGAGTTACATGAACTGATCAAAAGCAGTACCACTCTTCAGTGTTAAGCACTATTCTGCAAGTAAGTATGTATGTAGAAATggggagaaacttttttttttttttttacataaaaatatactttattgaTAGTATATAGATGTATTTGTACCAGGATTTAACAGACTGAATTTCACTTTCAACTAGGTATATATCCTAACTGTGTGAATCGGCCATAATATAGTCTGTCATAGTGTGCAAGGACATTTATTATCTACTGCTAGAATACTCCTTTTTATCTGATGCGTTAACCCACATACACACATGAtgctttatttaatatttcatctGCATAGGTCAACCGTGTCAAGTAGCTGCCAAAGAATTTCAAAACCACTTTCCTATTAAAATTACTGTAAATGTGATAatttataaattgtattttttcatctttataaacAACATGCTGAAGACTGTATGTCAAGAGATTACAACTCAACAACTATTTTCTGGCATAATCCtacatttcagaatttttaagTAGCTTTGGACTTTATTAGAGTCTCTTCTGAAACAGTGAATAAAGTCAGAGTCACTCATCATGTCTGCTTCATTACCAATTGATAAACCAGTGGCTTCAGATGATGCCATTCCATTTAATGAATTGCTGATCATCCCCATTGACTGCATCTGTattgaaaacaggaaaagaagtacAACTCGTAACTATACATacaaataatctttaaaatactAGTGCAGAAGTCAACCGAGGCATCACTGTGCTGGGCTGTTCAATTCCAGACCTTTCACATACTTATTGAAGATATCTGTAAAGTTCCTTACATAGAATAACATTGTCTTTTTATCTTAACAGTATCTATACAACCTTTAGACTAGCCTGAAATGATCTGATACATTAGTAATGCAAGAACACTGGGCTATAAATCCATCTGAGTTTAAGTAGAGGAACCCCTGTTTGGTAATTGTTATTTTCTCTTGAAGTAAGATAGCaaattttcttgaaaactttagtcatttattttaatgagtttTCGGAAGGGAAGCTTCTAATGTGAGCATTCACCAGTGCTGTTTAATCTGGTGAACTCTGCAGGCTGTTATCACCTCTCAGAGTAGGAGCTTCACAACAGAACTAAGCTTAGAATAAGTGCCCTGAAGAAAAACACAGCTGCAAAATACTGGAATGCATTTGCgttgtttgcttcattttttaaaattgtatttctacCTTGTGGTATGTCCATAGTACAGAGAGGTCAAACCTTCAATGACTTCCTTCTTAGTAATTCATTCAAAGGTTTTTTAGAAAAGTAAAATCAGGTAAATATACCAGAAGCATGTGGCTAGATTAGAGTTTGATGGCTTGCCTCAGTTACAGAATGAAGCAAACAAAGGTCAAGCTTTGAGGTTGAACACCCCCGAACTTTAAAGCCATTTTAACCCAGAACCATGGCTGCTCTAGGAAGATGGACTTTTTCCATTTGTAACTCTCAGAGTCATCCTAATCAGGGCTGCATTTCAGAGCAGGGTACAATTCCTCCTACTCTAGTGATGAGCTGTTTATAATTCAAAAACTTTTATTCCCCACCTGTGTTCATAAAGCTGAAAGGTGATCTACTAGTGTAAGCTATTAGTTTATTATTCACTTTTTAGTGAAACAGACACCTTGGCAGTGTAGCCAATTCAGAGAATGGACACACAGCCCTCATTTGTTTAGCCAAAACTACAAAGAAGTTTAGATATGAATGCACAAGAAATATGAAGATCAGGACTTCTAGCTAGTAATGAGaagacagaaatggaaataacaaaaaaattacatcCAATAATTTATATATGATCTGCCAGAATTTGAAGTGgagttttgaaattattttgtgaCTGGTGTCTGACTTCAGCAATGCCACTGTTGTCTTGAAGAACTTATCCCAGCATAAAATTGTTGCCTTAGGAAGGGGCTCTTTGCAGCAGACAGCAGTGATACTTGAATTACTTAGGATGTAAAtccaaataaaactgaaaacaataaTTAAGTATTTGTCATGGTCTACCCACATCTCCCCTTCTGCCCTAGAAAAGTCATTACTGGCTCATATATGAAGCTGTAAATGGCTTTAGTCTTTGCACTTGTCTCTTTCATATATTTCATAGTAATAAAATATTGCTCTACGCATCTGGACATATATAATGTCATCTACATATATGCTAATCCATAAGCCAAGTCACATCCTTTGGCTGAAAAATTCCTGTATCTGTAACAAAGTCCAGCATTGCTCGATCAGAGCCTCTGTTGGCACTAAGGCTGTAGCCCATGTGAGAGCAGACATTGTCGTtgttgtcccccccccaactACCCCAAGTCCTCCCCGAAGTCACTCATGCCATGTGACTGGTGTAAATAAAAGCTACATTGAAAATCTTGCCTTTTCTGTTACTTTCTCAACTCCAGTTGAGAGCTCGTGTACCATATTGCTGATTTGCTTAGCTTTGCTAAGGCTGTCGTCAGGTAGCTCTTGATGGTGCTGGTTGAAGTGAGACAGTGGCTCTTTCCAGGCTTGCAAAAGTTTCAGTATCAAGTGAGTTAATTCTTCTCTCTtataaattaaaacagtaaaaaatttctctgTTAGTTTGCAGCAGGTCATATGAACGCTGTTAGACAGTCTCACAGTGAAATCTCAGCGGGATTAGGTTTTACAACTGCAATTCAGTAGTTTTCAAATATCCAGAACTTAAGGGTCTGTCTGCGGTTATTTGCTTAGATATGAGCGACACCCAAAAGttgtttttgtcttattttcaagTTTCTTAGACTCCTAAGCTTTGTAATACCTCAAGCTGTGGAGTGCAGCATGAGCAAAATTGTGGCACTCCTGTCAAAATGACTTGGAACTGAAAAAGTTTTCCAGAACTCCCACATCTCTCAAGAGCCCAGGGAGCCTCATCTAGACATCTCCGTTTGCTGGTGTGGAAGCACAGGTGTTTCCTCACACCTTCCATGGTTATAGCTGTATTGGTTAGAGGTCCGCTGCAGACAAACCTCCCAGAAGGTGCCTGGTGGTCAGGACTGTTGCTTCTTTAACAGAAGCTCAACGGCCATAAGGCTTCTCTTGCAATATAAGTTCAGAAATAAGTTCGATGGGTTAAAGCTTCCTAAAGCAGGCAGGGCTTCATTTCCCATTCCCATTCATTTCCAGGGGAGCTTCTAAATGTCTTGGGGGAAGCTCCTCACCCCATCACAACCAAAGAGCAAAACGTTAACATTTGTCTCCACCCGCCTCCTCCTAGAGGCAAAagtttctcctgctgctgtatcCTCAACGTTAcaatctgctttttctctgtctAAAGAGACTCTTCCTGCCCTTCTCTAAACTAATAacgatttttttcctctttgccattGCAACTGTCTAAAACAATTTGCTGTTCTTTTCCCCTTACCTAACTACCGATTCAGAGATAATGACTGTTATTTCTTTCTCCTGATTGCTTTTTCTACTTTGCAGTGACACTGATTAATTTATGTTACATGAACAGTTTCCTAAGTTTCTCTTCTACAGAGACTGCCACAACAAAATCAAAGGGATGTCTGCCCATCAGTCATTCGGACAAAGTACTACTGCAATACCTGTATTATAACTAATAAATATGATTTAAGCATATGGAACCATATACAGCTTTTTTAACAGAATGAACTAATGATTCATATGCAATATCTCTGTCATGTGCACCTGTTTGGGGTCAAAACTTACCAGCTTCTTCAATCCAAACTGTTGATGAAGCACCGGAGGCATAAAAACCTCTCTGCCCACCTCCagcctggctggggtgggggaccACCGCAGCGTGATGGGTGAGATATTCGGGGGCTCTGACGGGACGGGGGATATTTCTCCGTTTCTTCAGGGAGGGTAGAAGGAGGCGGTGAGACCCACGGAGCCCCCTCCCAAGCCCCTAACCCCGCGGGATTCTGCGGTGCCCCTCGCCCGCCCCGTCTCCGCTCGCCGCCGCAGCTCTGCCTTACCGGGATTTTTTGGGCGTATTCTTTGCCGTTGGGGGTCAGCATCCCCGACGTGTGGCACTTCCGAGCGGGCTTCCCCAGCTCGTTGTCACGGGGGGGGAAATGTTTTTCCTAAGGGGGAAGAAAACCTAAAGAAACACCGACagcagccccccgccccgccgatCGCCGCTCCCAGGGCGGCGGGAGCCCGCTCctcggcggcgggcccggcccggcacTCACCAGCTCGGCGTAGAGCGCCGTGGAGAGGCTGTGGATCCTGCCCGAGTGTCGGATCACCCGGTCGAAGAGATCGGCCACGGTCAGGAGGCGGCAGCCGGCTTCCCCCGGGGCGCAGaccagcagccacagcagtgcCAGCTCCGCGGCGGCACCTGCGGAGAGCCCGACGGCGTCGGGGGGGCGTCGGGGCGActggccggccccggccccccccccccggcttcgcTCCCCTCCGCTCCTCTCCGCCTTGCCTGCCGCCCTCACCTGctcgccccgccgcccgggcGATGGCCATGGCGCCGCGGAGCCCGCTGCCCGGCGCGGAGCGGCTGGGATCGGCCAGCGCCGGAGCTGCCCCCGCATCCCCTATATATGCCGGGTGGGGATGTACGcagcgggaggggcggggggataTCTCCCGGTCATGACGGGTCCCTCCGTGACATGCCCAGCCCGCGGCCACCGTGAGCAAGCCGCCTGCAGGGCTCCCGGCTCGGCGGGCGGGAGCGACCCTGGCACCGACGGGACCAGCTGCCCTCCGGCAGCCCACGGGTCGCAGCAGAAATGGGTGTCCCAGGTTCTGTGGCGGGGTTACTATCCGCCCCCGCGCCgtggggccagggctgccctgctGTCGGTGTCACAGCACAGCCCCTCCATCCCCCGCTCCGTGGGCAGAAGGGGGCGGCTCCTGCCCCCGCAGAGAAGTGGCGTGTCCCGGTCTTTACCAGCACGCCCACTGCCGTCGGAGGGGGTAAGTATGTGAGAACTGAAACCAGGCAAATAAACTGCTCTTGACAGTGATAATGGGGGGGTTTATACAAGGACAGCAATGGGGCAACATGAGGGGTAGGAGAGAACCCTGGCCTGATGACATTAATCTCTTAACCATCTCTTCTAATCACACAGTTAAGATCAGATCTGCTTTCCCGGCTCTCTTTCAGCTGGCCAGAGGTAAATCCACTGAAGGTGTGATAGCCAATGACTGTGTGCTTGCTGGTACAAGCGTGCCTGAAGACAGTTGGTGATGCCTCATATGGCTAAAAGGTTCAGGGGGTAACACAGCAAAGCACTTAGATCAGGATCCCCAAAGCAGTGCAAGTCCTATGGACTCAGTCGCTGTCCTCAGTTTCTGGGTGTGAGATCCTGAGCAACTCTGCAAGACATATAAGGAAAGTTGAGATGTTTGTCATGAGACTTACGACTGCTGACATGTCTAACTAGGAGCTGCTTCAAGCTGACCACTGGGGGAACCTGAGTACAGGGTCTTTCTGCTGTGTTTACTCTGTTTTGGCACCCTACCCCTGTGAAATCCAATGGGAACAGCTCAGAGTCTTGTAGAGCTGGAATTAGGCACATTCTCTGCCTGTGGGTGTTCAAGTCTGTGGTTGGCTGAAGGACTGCTGTAACTGGTGGCTCTTATGACTTGGAGAATGTGTCAGCTCTGCCCTTCGTGTTGGCTTTTCACTGCCAAGGGAGTAGTTTGCTTAGAAATGAGGATATATCTGACATGaaattctccccctctactctgctcttaagaccccacctggagtattatgttcagctctggagccctcagcacaggaaagacatggacctgttggagtgggtccagaggagggacacaaaaatgaccagagggatggagcacctttcctatgaagacaggctgagagagttggggttgttcagccaagAGAAGAgacggctctggggagaccttataaggaccttccagcacctgaagggggcctacaggagagatggggagggactctttatgagtagagtgataggatgaggggtaacggttttaaactgaaagagggtagatatagattagatattaggaagaaatttttcactatgaggatggtgagacactggaacaggttgcccagaaaagctgtggatgccccatccctggaagtgttcaagaccaggctggatggggctttgagcaacctggtctagtgggaggtgtccctgcccatggcagggggggttgaactagatggtcTGTTatggtccctttcaacccaaaccattctatgatgttatGATCCTACGGAATTTTCATCTTTCCTCTGTGACTACCCCAGCTGCTGTGCTACAGCATATATCTGTTTTCTAGCTCCTGATTTCTAGCTCCCAATTTCTTTTATGGAAAATGGAATGACCATACCTCCaccaaaatgatgaaaaatatccCTCTCCTCCACCATTTAAGGACAGCTTGGGTAATTAGGACCCCTTCTGGCGGTGGAAGATGTGAGCTTGACTAGCTCTGGGTCAAGGAGGAAATGACATCAGTCTCCTATGGTCTGTGTGGATGCTAAAAA
Encoded here:
- the LOC141462455 gene encoding prolactin-like, encoding MAIARAAGRAGAAAELALLWLLVCAPGEAGCRLLTVADLFDRVIRHSGRIHSLSTALYAELEKHFPPRDNELGKPARKCHTSGMLTPNGKEYAQKIPREELTHLILKLLQAWKEPLSHFNQHHQELPDDSLSKAKQISNMVHELSTGVEKVTEKMQSMGMISNSLNGMASSEATGLSIGNEADMMSDSDFIHCFRRDSNKVQSYLKILKCRIMPENSC